In Bradyrhizobium lablabi, one DNA window encodes the following:
- a CDS encoding tetratricopeptide repeat protein → MLAAGLGGCQTMSDITGSITSKADANPSPDAEPRRAVDAYGERYRANPRDAEAALAYGQALRATGQRSQAAAVLEQATIAHPGNRALLAAWGRALADNGNFQQAFDVLSRAHTPDNPDWRILSVQGTTLDQMGRHDEARRYYASALKIVPDEPSVLSNLGLSYMLSRDLPKAEETLRQAYASKGADARVRQNLGLVVGLQGRFSEAEGIVKADLPPEEATANVAYLKEMLSHKDSPRGRAAAVPIAALSHAE, encoded by the coding sequence ATGTTGGCCGCGGGCCTTGGCGGCTGCCAAACCATGTCCGACATCACGGGATCGATCACGTCCAAGGCCGACGCCAACCCGAGCCCCGATGCCGAGCCGCGCCGCGCGGTGGATGCCTACGGCGAGCGCTATCGCGCCAATCCCAGGGATGCCGAGGCTGCGCTCGCCTATGGACAGGCGCTGCGCGCCACCGGGCAGCGCTCCCAGGCCGCCGCCGTGCTCGAGCAAGCCACCATCGCCCATCCCGGCAACCGGGCGCTGCTCGCCGCCTGGGGCCGGGCGCTCGCCGATAACGGTAATTTCCAGCAGGCATTCGACGTGCTGAGCCGCGCCCATACCCCGGACAATCCCGACTGGCGAATCCTGTCGGTACAGGGCACCACGCTCGATCAAATGGGCCGCCATGACGAGGCGCGCCGCTATTACGCCAGCGCGCTCAAGATCGTGCCCGACGAGCCGTCGGTGCTATCCAATCTCGGCCTCTCCTACATGCTCTCCAGGGATTTGCCGAAAGCCGAAGAGACGCTGCGGCAGGCTTATGCCAGCAAGGGTGCGGATGCGCGGGTACGGCAGAATCTCGGTCTGGTGGTCGGCTTGCAGGGCCGCTTCAGCGAGGCCGAAGGCATCGTCAAGGCCGATCTGCCGCCGGAGGAGGCGACCGCCAACGTCGCTTATCTCAAGGAGATGCTGAGCCACAAGGACAGTCCGCGCGGCCGCGCCGCGGCGGTCCCGATCGCAGCCCTCAGCCACGCTGAGTAA
- a CDS encoding ABC transporter ATP-binding protein codes for MDAINQPLLDVRDLSVAFHQPSGTSVAVDHISFEIKRGECVALVGESGSGKSVSALSILKLLPYPTASHPSGSIRFQGRELLGLSEREMRGIRGNDISIIFQEPMTSLNPLHTIEQQISEILQLHNPISGAKARARTLELLTQVGIPEPETRLQSYPHQLSGGQRQRVMIAMALANEPDLLIADEPTTALDVTVQAQILTLLAEIRTRLGMSMLFITHDLGIVRRIADVVCVMNGGKIVEQGPVEQVFTAPKHPYTRDLLAAEPKPDPAPPQPDSPVVISASDLKVWFPVRRGLLRSAVGFIKAVDGVTLSVRKGETLGVVGESGSGKTTLGLALLRLITSLGPIVFLGKNIQGLRFKEMRPFRRDMQIVFQDPFGALSPRMPVGDIVAEGLSVHQSGLSREEREARVIKALRDVGLDPATRFRYPHEFSGGQRQRISIARAVVLEPNFIVLDEPTSALDMLFQAQMVDLLRELQRKRDLTYMFISHDLRVVASLASHLIVMRDGKVVEEGPASELFKSPQTDYTRALFAAAFRLEAAPGDVVAE; via the coding sequence ATGGACGCGATCAACCAGCCGCTGCTCGATGTCAGGGATTTGTCGGTGGCGTTCCATCAGCCGAGCGGTACTTCCGTCGCGGTCGATCATATTTCCTTTGAGATCAAGCGCGGCGAGTGCGTGGCGTTGGTCGGCGAATCCGGCTCCGGAAAATCCGTCAGCGCCTTGTCGATCCTGAAGCTGTTGCCGTATCCGACCGCGTCGCATCCCTCGGGGAGCATCCGCTTCCAGGGCCGCGAATTGCTCGGCCTGTCGGAGCGCGAGATGCGCGGCATTCGCGGCAACGACATTTCGATCATCTTCCAGGAGCCGATGACCTCGCTCAACCCGTTGCATACGATCGAGCAGCAGATCAGCGAGATCCTGCAGCTGCACAATCCGATCAGCGGCGCGAAGGCACGGGCGCGAACGCTCGAGCTGCTCACGCAAGTCGGGATTCCCGAACCGGAGACGCGGCTGCAAAGCTATCCGCATCAATTGTCCGGCGGTCAGCGCCAGCGCGTCATGATCGCGATGGCGCTCGCCAACGAGCCGGATCTTCTGATCGCGGACGAGCCGACCACCGCGCTCGACGTCACCGTGCAGGCGCAAATCCTGACGCTGCTCGCGGAAATTCGCACCCGCCTCGGCATGAGCATGCTGTTCATCACCCACGATCTCGGCATCGTGCGCCGGATCGCGGACGTGGTCTGCGTCATGAACGGCGGCAAGATCGTCGAGCAGGGGCCGGTCGAACAGGTTTTCACCGCGCCGAAACATCCCTACACACGCGATCTCCTCGCGGCCGAGCCGAAACCCGATCCCGCGCCGCCGCAGCCGGATTCCCCCGTCGTGATATCGGCAAGCGACCTGAAAGTCTGGTTTCCGGTCAGGCGCGGGCTGCTCCGCTCGGCCGTCGGCTTCATCAAGGCGGTCGACGGCGTCACGCTGTCGGTGCGCAAGGGCGAGACGCTCGGCGTCGTCGGCGAATCCGGTTCCGGCAAGACCACGCTGGGGCTCGCGCTGTTGCGGCTGATCACCTCCCTCGGCCCGATCGTGTTTCTCGGCAAAAATATCCAGGGCCTGCGTTTCAAGGAGATGCGGCCGTTCCGCCGCGACATGCAGATCGTGTTCCAGGATCCGTTCGGCGCGCTGAGCCCACGGATGCCGGTCGGCGACATCGTCGCCGAAGGACTCAGCGTGCATCAGAGCGGGCTGTCACGGGAGGAGCGCGAGGCGCGGGTGATCAAGGCGCTCAGAGATGTCGGCCTCGATCCGGCGACGCGGTTTCGTTATCCGCATGAATTCTCCGGCGGCCAGCGCCAACGCATCTCAATCGCGCGCGCGGTGGTGCTGGAGCCGAATTTCATCGTGCTGGACGAGCCGACCAGCGCGCTCGACATGCTGTTCCAGGCGCAAATGGTGGATCTGCTGCGCGAATTGCAGCGCAAGCGCGACCTGACCTACATGTTCATCTCGCACGATCTGCGCGTGGTTGCTTCGCTGGCAAGCCATCTGATCGTGATGCGGGACGGCAAGGTGGTGGAGGAGGGTCCGGCGTCGGAACTGTTCAAGTCGCCGCAGACCGACTACACCCGCGCGCTGTTTGCCGCCGCATTCCGGCTCGAGGCCGCGCCGGGCGACGTCGTCGCCGAATAG
- a CDS encoding leucyl aminopeptidase family protein has product MPSVFETAPAASSIPILFATKATWVEICAGLPLEARQFALDNGFAAKPGACLTLPSAGGKIAQVLFGLEDATAKSRDLFRPGSLPGLLPPGIYRFANAPHDTRLAALAFALGAYRFGRYRKTEAPEVRLVPPDGIDATDITRMADAACLARDLINTPSNDMGPEELAQAAEQLAKRFGANFNCIVGDELIRQNFPLIHAVGMASSRAPRLIDFSWGDPAHPKVTLVGKGVCFDTGGLDLKPSSGMLIMKKDMGGAANVLALAQMVMDANLKVRLRVLIPAVENAVAGNAFRPLDIFPSRKGLTVEIGNTDAEGRLILADALALADEEKPDLLVDMGTLTGAARVALGPDLPPFYTDDETMAADLAACAKQENDPLWRMPLWPAYDTWLDSKVANLNNAPSGTFAGSITCALFLQRFVEDAKSWLHLDIYGWTPSAKPARPEGGECQAARALYKLLSKRYG; this is encoded by the coding sequence ATGCCTTCCGTGTTCGAAACCGCCCCCGCCGCATCTTCGATCCCGATCCTGTTCGCGACCAAGGCGACATGGGTGGAGATCTGCGCCGGGCTTCCCCTCGAGGCCCGCCAGTTCGCGCTGGACAATGGCTTTGCCGCCAAACCCGGCGCGTGCCTCACGCTGCCGTCAGCGGGCGGAAAAATTGCGCAGGTTCTGTTCGGCCTCGAGGACGCGACCGCCAAATCCCGCGACCTGTTCCGGCCCGGTTCGCTGCCCGGCCTGCTGCCGCCCGGCATCTACCGCTTTGCCAACGCGCCCCACGACACGCGGCTTGCCGCACTTGCCTTTGCGCTCGGCGCCTACCGCTTCGGCCGCTACCGCAAGACGGAGGCGCCTGAGGTCAGACTGGTGCCGCCGGATGGCATTGACGCCACCGATATCACGCGGATGGCGGACGCCGCCTGTCTCGCCCGCGATCTCATCAATACGCCATCGAACGACATGGGGCCCGAGGAATTGGCGCAGGCTGCGGAGCAACTGGCAAAGCGCTTCGGCGCCAATTTCAACTGCATCGTCGGCGACGAGCTGATCCGGCAGAATTTTCCGCTGATCCATGCGGTCGGGATGGCGTCGTCGCGCGCGCCCCGGCTGATCGATTTCAGCTGGGGCGATCCGGCCCACCCCAAGGTGACGCTGGTCGGCAAGGGCGTCTGCTTCGATACCGGCGGGCTCGACTTAAAGCCCTCCAGCGGCATGCTGATCATGAAGAAGGATATGGGCGGCGCCGCCAATGTGCTGGCGCTGGCCCAGATGGTGATGGACGCAAACCTCAAAGTGCGCCTGCGCGTCCTGATCCCCGCGGTCGAGAACGCGGTCGCCGGCAATGCCTTCCGCCCGCTCGACATCTTCCCCTCGCGCAAGGGCCTGACCGTCGAAATCGGCAACACCGACGCCGAAGGCCGCCTGATCCTGGCCGACGCGCTGGCGCTGGCGGATGAGGAAAAGCCCGATCTGCTGGTCGATATGGGCACCCTGACCGGCGCGGCGCGGGTGGCGCTGGGGCCGGATTTACCGCCCTTTTACACCGATGATGAGACGATGGCCGCAGATCTCGCGGCTTGCGCGAAACAGGAGAACGATCCTTTGTGGCGAATGCCGCTGTGGCCGGCCTACGACACCTGGCTCGATTCGAAAGTCGCAAACCTCAACAACGCGCCGTCGGGCACCTTCGCCGGCTCGATCACCTGCGCGCTCTTCCTGCAGCGCTTTGTCGAGGATGCCAAGAGCTGGCTGCATCTCGATATCTATGGCTGGACGCCGTCGGCAAAGCCGGCGCGCCCCGAGGGCGGCGAATGCCAGGCTGCGCGCGCGCTCTACAAACTATTGAGCAAACGCTATGGATGA
- a CDS encoding NlpC/P60 family protein, which translates to MDDPRLTPARGDLAAKYLEGKVKAARFVEGEEFEIADALAPLREAPSSDATLLTQALKGEHVTIYDRNGEGYAWGQLNSDGYVGWLPDRALAKPGGRPTHQITSLRTFAFPGPSIKLPPLDTLAMGALVTVAREDGSFAVTSEGWYLPRQHVGSIGHPEKDFVAVAERFVGTPYLWGGKTSLGIDCSGLVQVSLTAGGTGCPRDSDMQQDGLGRTLDPAESKKLQRGDLIFWKGHVAIVRDAETIVHANAHHMATVIESTGEAIARIRKAGSEVTSIKRLA; encoded by the coding sequence ATGGATGATCCGCGCCTGACGCCGGCGAGGGGCGACCTCGCCGCCAAATATCTGGAGGGCAAAGTCAAGGCGGCGCGCTTTGTCGAGGGTGAGGAATTCGAGATTGCCGATGCGCTCGCGCCGTTGCGCGAGGCGCCGTCCTCCGATGCCACGCTGTTGACGCAGGCGCTGAAAGGCGAGCACGTCACCATCTACGACCGCAACGGCGAAGGTTATGCGTGGGGCCAGTTGAACAGCGATGGCTATGTCGGCTGGCTTCCCGACCGCGCGCTGGCAAAACCCGGCGGCAGGCCGACGCACCAGATCACGAGCTTGCGGACATTTGCCTTTCCGGGTCCCTCCATAAAACTGCCGCCGCTCGATACGCTTGCGATGGGCGCCTTGGTGACGGTTGCGCGCGAAGACGGTTCTTTCGCGGTGACGAGTGAGGGCTGGTACCTGCCGCGGCAGCATGTCGGCAGCATCGGCCATCCTGAGAAAGATTTCGTCGCGGTCGCCGAACGCTTTGTCGGCACGCCGTATTTGTGGGGCGGCAAGACGAGTCTGGGGATCGATTGCTCCGGCCTGGTCCAGGTATCGCTGACCGCGGGGGGTACTGGCTGCCCGCGCGACAGCGACATGCAGCAGGACGGACTAGGCAGAACGCTCGATCCGGCCGAGTCAAAAAAATTGCAGCGCGGCGACCTGATTTTCTGGAAGGGCCACGTCGCCATCGTGCGCGATGCCGAGACCATCGTCCACGCCAACGCACATCACATGGCAACCGTGATCGAGAGTACCGGCGAAGCCATCGCGCGCATCAGGAAAGCGGGCAGCGAGGTCACGTCCATCAAGCGTTTGGCGTGA